One Vanessa atalanta chromosome 6, ilVanAtal1.2, whole genome shotgun sequence genomic window carries:
- the LOC125064968 gene encoding sugar transporter SWEET1 has translation MEALGDILLPYKEPVALVTRIVTMGQMFSGSFLCYDIYKQGNTKGIPIMPFLGGLIMGILNLKFGFILRDDTMIQVNFFGLSLSILYIMIYYTYATEKGQVWLQMGIAGAFSAALIGYAEMEDPKLIENRFGSIITVFMFYLIASPLLNLKHIVKNKSTEGMPFPIIFSGTIVTFMWLLYGIILKNKFLVLQNVVAFALCGFQLSLFAIYPSKPKSKDKVKAKAKKTN, from the exons ATGGAGGCATTAGGCGATATCCTATTGCCTTACAAGGAGCCCGTCGCATTAGTGACACGAATTGTTACTATGGGCCAGATGTTCTCCGGCAGTTTCCTctgttatgatatttataaacagGGAAACACAAAAGGCATACCAATTATGCCTTTCCTTGGTGGTCTTATCAT GGGTATCCTCAACTTGAAATTCGGTTTTATCCTCCGCGACGACACAATGATTCAAGTAAACTTCTTTGGTTTGTCGCTGAGTATCCTGTACATTATGATATACTACACTTACGCCACCGAGAAGGGCCAGGTCTGGCTGCAGATGGGCATAGCTGGTGCGTTCAGTGCTGCGCTGATCGGTTACGCAGAAATGGAAGATCCGAAGTTAATAGAGAACAGATTTGGTTCCATCATCACAGTGttcatgttttatttgattgcaTCACCGCTGTTAAATCTG AAACACAtcgttaaaaacaaaagtacagAGGGAATGCCGTTCCCCATTATCTTCTCTGGTACCATCGTGACCTTCATGTGGCTTCTGTATGGAATCATACTAAAGAATAAGTTCCTTGTT CTTCAAAACGTAGTAGCGTTTGCCCTGTGCGGATTCCAGCTCTCTCTATTCGCAATTTATCCATCTAAACCCAAGAGCAAGGACAAGGTCAAGGCGAAGGCAAAGAAGACAAACTGA
- the LOC125064806 gene encoding dnaJ homolog subfamily C member 16: MLWECKSWKGRWLCVLLMVIVLPILAAQKIGDPYKILGIHRRASLPEIRKAYRQLAKEWHPDKNEDPNAESRFVEIKQAYELLSDTERRQAYDLYGITNEDDHMYKQRHDYSQYARFSNDPFDYFGTHFRTQDQDITLFHKLSITARHFENNILEKSVHTPALVLFYTDWCFDCVRSATAWRRLVEALQPLGVTLATVHAGHEANLARRIGVHGVPCLTLILDKQVYIYKESLSSLPKILDFIRWKFPYKQISHLTDRNVDVFVSDFEDNKVKALIFEERQVIRLRYLITAFHYRDRVSFAFVDISAQNTQKVTARYKIQRSMDTMVLLKEDSVEPAATVSTTEIPSQTLRQLIEANQMLTLPRLSSQSVLDSVCPVEWRAARRRLCCVLVARERAHAQSLAQLRALARRAPERLKYAYVYAHAQPDFVDALANGSGIDISTLEHRIVVIWRREATRIQYEWLNETWPTCSQCRPDELEEGAARGEEAVRYHERLNETKRALEQLVKRLLKPNEVVAYETRVKELVDEAVKGPLWRAVWRLCEWAERALSALRTQHALSALSVLATVALVLAAGYFMAYLIRVEEESVQRQKEERRRQNGTKRNNNEQQAEMRLHELRAEKYNGLVRLLKPGCRTIVVLVDGQSRVQLLSKFHKIVWPYRKNKTLLFAYLCVDRHVEWFRRVLQLSLGGGELRVNARNCVGTVLALNPHRKYFCIYHAKHPECAKPHKRMSRMTVSLGGRAADPEAGAFIGFTTDPDSSDDDRYDPPLLLQENLLDGLGNWLDRLFEGSTHRYYVNYWPDMTTK, encoded by the exons ATGCTATGGGAATGCAAGAGTTGGAAGGGACGATGGCTGTGTGTGCTGCTGATGGTGATAGTGCTACCGATACTGGCTGCACAAAAGATCGGTGACCCTTATAAAATTCTCGGCATCCATCGAAGGGCAAGTCTACCTGAAATACGCAAAGCGTACAGGCAATTAGCTAAAGAATG gcATCCTGATAAAAATGAAGATCCAAATGCTGAGTCTCGATTCGTTGAGATAAAGCAAGCATATGAGTTGCTTTCGGACACAGAGAGACGGCAGGCTTATGACTTGTATGGCATAACAAATGAAGACGATCACATGTACAAACAAAGGCATGATTATAGCCAATATGCTAGATTCag CAACGACCCATTTGACTACTTTGGTACACACTTCAGAACCCAAGACCAAGACATTACTTTGTTCCACAAGTTGTCTATTACAGcgag ACATTTCGAAAACAATATCTTAGAGAAGAGTGTTCACACACCTGCACTAGTTTTATTCTATACTGACTGGTGCTTCGACTGTGTTCGATCAGCTACTGCTTGGAGACGGCTTGTTGAAGCACTACAACCATTAGGGGTGACGCTCGCAACTGTCCATGCAGGACATGAAGCTAACTTGGCAAGGCGGATAGGTGTCCATGGAGTTCCATGTCTCACTTTGATACTTGATAAACAAGTGTACATATATAAGGAAAGCTTGTCATCTTTGCCTAAGATATTGG ATTTCATTCGTTGGAAATTCCCATACAAACAAATCAGTCACCTGACCGATCGTAACGTGGATGTGTTTGTGAGCGACTTCGAAGACAACAAGGTGAAGGCTCTGATATTCGAGGAGCGGCAAGTCATTCGCCTTCGATACTTGATCACCGCTTTTCATTACCGAGATCGGGTTTCGTTCGC tttcgTGGATATATCAGCCCAGAACACCCAAAAAGTGACAGCCCGGTACAAGATCCAGCGCAGCATGGACACCATGGTGCTGCTCAAGGAGGACAGCGTGGAGCCCGCCGCCACCGTCAGCACCACGGAGATACCGTCGCAGACGCTGCGCCAGTTGATAGAGGCCAACCAGATGCTCACGCTGCCGAGGCTGTCGTCGCAG AGCGTGCTGGACAGCGTGTGCCCGGTGGAgtggcgcgcggcgcggcggcggctgTGCTGCGTGCTGGTGGCGCGCGAGCGCGCGCACGCGCAGTCGCTGGCGCAGCTGCGCGCGCTGGCCCGCCGCGCGCCCGAGCGCCTCAAGTACGCCTACGTGTACGCGCACGCGCAGCCCGACTTCGTCGACGCGCTCGCCAACGGCTCCG GTATCGACATATCAACGCTCGAACATCGTATCGTGGTGATCTGGCGTCGCGAGGCGACTCGCATCCAGTACGAGTGGCTCAACGAGACTTGGCCCACGTGCAGCCAGTGCCGACCCGACGAGCTGGAGGAGGGAGCCGCCCGGGGGGAGGAGGCCGTGAGATACCACGAGAGGTTGAACGAGACGAAGAGGGCACTGGAGCAGCTCGTGAAGAGATTGCTCAAGCCCAACGAGGTAGTGGCTTATGAAACTCGCGTTAAG GAACTGGTGGACGAGGCGGTGAAGGGCCCGCTGTGGCGCGCCGTGTGGCGGCTGTGCGAGTGGGCCGAGCGCGCGCTGTCGGCGCTGCGCACGCAGCACGCGCTGTCCGCGCTGTCCGTGCTGGCCACCGTGGCGCTCGTGCTGGCCGCCGGCTACTTCATGGCCTACCTCAT acGAGTAGAAGAGGAATCGGTCCAACGCCAGAAGGAGGAAAGACGTCGACAGAACGGCACGAAGCGAAACAACAATGAGCAACAGGCGGAGATGCGACTGCACGAGCTACGGGCTGAGAAGTATAATGGTCTCGTCAG GTTGCTTAAACCAGGTTGTCGAACTATCGTCGTATTGGTCGATGGGCAGAGTCGAGTGCAGTTGTTGTCGAAATTCCACAAGATTGTATGGCCCTATCGAAA GAACAAGACGCTGCTGTTCGCGTACCTGTGCGTGGACCGGCACGTGGAGTGGTTCCGGCGCGTGCTGCAGCTGTCGCTGGGCGGCGGCGAGCTGCGCGTCAACGCGCGCAACTGCGTGGGCACCGTGCTGGCGCTCAACCCGCACCGGAAGTACTTCTGCATCTACCACGCCAAGCACCCCGAGTGCGCCAAGCCGCACAAG CGCATGAGCCGCATGACGGTGTCGCTGGGCGGGCGCGCCGCGGACCCGGAGGCGGGCGCCTTCATCGGCTTCACGACCGACCCGGACTCCTCCGACGACGACCGCTACGACCCGCCGCTGCTGCTGCAGG agaacCTTTTGGATGGACTCGGAAATTGGCTGGATCGACTGTTCGAAGGGAGCACCCACCGATACTACGTCAACTACTGGCCGGATATGACGACCAAgtga